From Daphnia pulicaria isolate SC F1-1A chromosome 4, SC_F0-13Bv2, whole genome shotgun sequence, one genomic window encodes:
- the LOC124337930 gene encoding crossover junction endonuclease MUS81-like: MAATSRAKKRIRVTRKPKTCPNPLFEKWLIELKEDAVRKESRLQYVYGKALKSLQKYPLVLESAKECKVLQHFGEGLCKIIDKKLTEHIASGGTLGNCSESDGSDEDDRPRKQSKNASKEYIPTRRSGAYALLMALYKHATDGYLKKKDLQDLAQPYADVSFSQTDILNAQYYNAWSSMSTLINKHLVGKTGNPAKYHLTDSGRNLARRLDKAEFELQSSSISSSAFDSNYSANELPVKPAPPLPKAASKDVEKVPTVRKAAKAIHQSTEQTTTLRNIELPSTSGLLQPKDIIFLDDDEFDMYPQHNLLLNSNGRISAPAKPVIEPSAPEEVVVVEDPEPEPYVHVRDKITLRAGEYDIVLCVDTAEVSGSSGSGNNQKESAAKAFQNCGVLYDVRKLSIGDYSWICKPKASSGTRSDRELVLPYVVERKRMDDLVSSIKDGRFKEQKFRLKHSGLVRPIYLIEEFGNRLNLGMPEASVLQAIANTLIIEKFQIHWTQKSDESVGFLVQMTEQLTELYRGKTVTSRGCQEKVGHDWQTSLVTYKEVYTNSTKSKPLSVTQMFAKQLMQLHALSADKAEAIIKIYPSPYVLMEALKAAGSSASTLLASLEYGKAKRNKIGLTVSSLLAKLYTEDRLDK; encoded by the exons ATGGCTGCGACGTCTCgagcgaaaaaaagaattcgagTGACTCGCAAACCAAAAACTTGTCCGAATCCACTTTTCGAGAAATggctaattgaattgaaggaGGATGCTGTTAGAAAAGAGTCGAGACTGCAGTATGTTTATGGcaag GCATTGAAATCATTGCAGAAATATCCATTAGTACTTGAAAGTGCCAAAGAATGCAAAGTGCTTCAGCATTTTGGTGAGGGGTTGTGCAAAATAATTGACAAGAAACTCACAGAGCACATTGCCAGTGGag gtACCCTCGGAAATTGTTCAGAATCAGATGGCTCAGATGAGGATGACCGTCCTAGAAAACAGTCTAAGAATGCATCAAAAGAATACATTCCCACTAGACGATCAGGGGCATATGCTTTACTTATGGCACTTTACAAGCATGCTACAGATGGTTACCTGAAAAAGAAGGATCTGCAAGATTTAGCTCAACCTTACGCTGATGTTTCATTCTCCCAAACTGATATACTAAATGCTCAGTATTATAATGCTTGGTCATCAATGTCAACTTTGATCAACAAACATCTGGTGGGTAAAACAGGAAATCCTGCAAAATATCATCTGACAGACAGTGGCAGAAATTTAGCTCGTCGGTTGGACAAAGCCGAATTTGAACTACAAAGCTCTTCAATCTCTTCGTCAGCCTTTGACTCTAACTATAGTGCAAATGAATTACCTGTAAAACCAGCGCCCCCCTTGCCAAAAGCTGCTTCTAAGGACGTGGAAAAAGTTCCTACAGTTAGAAAAGCTGCAAAAGCAATCCATCAATCGACTGAACAAACAACGACGTTACGAAACATTGAATTACCTTCAACGAGTGGACTCCTTCAACCAAAggacataatttttttagacGATGACGAATTCGACATGTATCCCCAACATAATCTATTGTTGAACTCAAATGGACGAATAAGTGCTCCCGCGAAGCCTGTTATTGAACCTTCTGCTCCCGAAGAggtagttgttgttgaagaTCCCGAACCCGAACCCTACGTACATGTTCGTGACAAGATAACACTAAGAGCTGGCGAATATGACATAGTCTTATGCGTCGACACTGCAGAAGTCTCTGG AAGTAGCGGTTctggaaataatcaaaaagaatcAGCAGCCAAAGCCTTTCAGAATTGTGGAGTGCTTTACGATGTACGCAAACTTTCGATTGGTGATTACTCGTGGATCTGCAAGCCGAAAGCCAGTTCAGGAACTAGGTCTGATCGTGAACTGGTGCTTCCATATGTCGTTGAACGTAAGCGAATGGATGACTTAGTTTCGAGTATCAAAGACGGTcgattcaaagaacaaaag ttCCGATTGAAACACAGTGGATTAGTTCGTCccatatatttgattgaagaaTTCGGTAATCGACTAAATCTTGGTATGCCGGAGGCTAGTGTGTTGCAAGCCATCGCCAACACTTTGATCATCGAGAAATTTCAAATacattggacacaaaaatctgATGAGTCTGTTGGTTTCCTCGTCCAAATGACGGAGCAATTAACGGAACTCTACCGC GGTAAGACTGTGACAAGCAGAGGTTGTCAAGAAAAAGTTGGACATGATTGGCAGACAAGTTTAGTCACTTACAAAGAAGTGTATacaaattccaccaaatcaaAG CCTTTGTCAGTGACCCAGATGTTTGCCAAGCAGCTAATGCAGCTTCACGCATTATCGGCAGACAAAGCTGAAGCCATAATCAAAATTTATCCATCGCCTTATGTACTGATGGAAGCGCTCAAGGCTGCCGGATCTTCTGCCAGCACTCTCCTCGCTTCCCTTGAATATGGAAAagccaagagaaataaaatcgGCTTGACCGTTAGCTCACTTCTTGCCAAACTCTACACTGAAGACCGCCTTGACAAATAA